A region of Vitis riparia cultivar Riparia Gloire de Montpellier isolate 1030 chromosome 12, EGFV_Vit.rip_1.0, whole genome shotgun sequence DNA encodes the following proteins:
- the LOC117926139 gene encoding nucleolin 2-like isoform X1, which yields MSSTEQSRLLNEVPKAIPDIEELEPASGDSSADDKQVDNGSPRTILIETTKTPSDKLKGKGTSMSVTDVAGYGDISNKSSASGIIGSGSGSDEDGNKEATDGNASQKDNEGDGNNKEHSADEIVGSDSASDINGKGKTTIGNTDTKVDEEKQQLSEASEAAGSEELFQQCQQSQIITPVGRSDLILQKMSRQMTSCFAGEKQMAPVAKFIELSDDDDDDDEDDNDGRKTPEAAKQKQTQNAPECEAWHCVGPLGERKGPFSLPLLKRWSDSSPYASKYKVWKTGQCEDKAILLGDAIRQLFPENPKKN from the exons ATGTCATCAACAGAACAGTCCCGACTCTTAAATGAGGTTCCAAAAGCAATTCCAGATATAGAAGAGCTTGAACCTGCTTCTGGGGATTCTTCTGCAGATGATAAACAAGTAGATAATGGCTCACCCAGAACGATCCTCATTGAGACTACTAAAACACCCAGTGataaattgaaaggaaaagGTACTTCGATGAGTGTTACAGATGTTGCAG GATATGGAGATATAAGCAATAAAAGTTCTGCTTCTGGGATTATTGGATCTGGTTCAGGCAGTGATGAGGATGGGAACAAAGAAGCCACTGATGGAAATGCTTCTCAAAAAGATAACGAAG GAGATGGAAATAACAAGGAACATTCTGCTGATGAGATTGTTGGATCTGATTCAGCCAGTGATATAAATGGGAAAGGAAAGACGACAATTGGGAATACTGATACAAAAG TTGATGAAGAAAAGCAGCAATTGTCTGAAGCATCTGAAGCAGCTGGGTCAGAAGAGCTGTTTCAGCAATGTCAGCAATCTCAAATTATCACTCCTGTGGGTCGATCAGACCTCATTCTTCAAAAAATGTCAAGGCAGATGACTTCATGTTTTGCTGGTGAAAAACAAATGGCACCAGTAGCCAAGTTCATTGAATtgagtgatgatgatgatgatgatgatgaagatgataaTGATGGAAGAAAGACCCCTGAGGCTGCGAAGCAGAAGCAGACACAGAATGCCCCTGAATGTGAAGCATGGCACTGTGTGGGTCCTCTGGGTGAAAGAAAGGGCCCATTCTCATTGCCATTGCTGAAACGCTGGAGCGACTCCAGTCCTTATGCCTCAAAGTACAAGGTCTGGAAGACAGGCCAGTGTGAAGACAAAGCAATCCTTTTGGGCGATGCCATTCGCCAGCTTTTCCCTGAGAACCCAAAGAAAAACTGA
- the LOC117926139 gene encoding nucleolin 2-like isoform X2, with protein MSSTEQSRLLNEVPKAIPDIEELEPASGDSSADDKQVDNGSPRTILIETTKTPSDKLKGKGYGDISNKSSASGIIGSGSGSDEDGNKEATDGNASQKDNEGDGNNKEHSADEIVGSDSASDINGKGKTTIGNTDTKVDEEKQQLSEASEAAGSEELFQQCQQSQIITPVGRSDLILQKMSRQMTSCFAGEKQMAPVAKFIELSDDDDDDDEDDNDGRKTPEAAKQKQTQNAPECEAWHCVGPLGERKGPFSLPLLKRWSDSSPYASKYKVWKTGQCEDKAILLGDAIRQLFPENPKKN; from the exons ATGTCATCAACAGAACAGTCCCGACTCTTAAATGAGGTTCCAAAAGCAATTCCAGATATAGAAGAGCTTGAACCTGCTTCTGGGGATTCTTCTGCAGATGATAAACAAGTAGATAATGGCTCACCCAGAACGATCCTCATTGAGACTACTAAAACACCCAGTGataaattgaaaggaaaag GATATGGAGATATAAGCAATAAAAGTTCTGCTTCTGGGATTATTGGATCTGGTTCAGGCAGTGATGAGGATGGGAACAAAGAAGCCACTGATGGAAATGCTTCTCAAAAAGATAACGAAG GAGATGGAAATAACAAGGAACATTCTGCTGATGAGATTGTTGGATCTGATTCAGCCAGTGATATAAATGGGAAAGGAAAGACGACAATTGGGAATACTGATACAAAAG TTGATGAAGAAAAGCAGCAATTGTCTGAAGCATCTGAAGCAGCTGGGTCAGAAGAGCTGTTTCAGCAATGTCAGCAATCTCAAATTATCACTCCTGTGGGTCGATCAGACCTCATTCTTCAAAAAATGTCAAGGCAGATGACTTCATGTTTTGCTGGTGAAAAACAAATGGCACCAGTAGCCAAGTTCATTGAATtgagtgatgatgatgatgatgatgatgaagatgataaTGATGGAAGAAAGACCCCTGAGGCTGCGAAGCAGAAGCAGACACAGAATGCCCCTGAATGTGAAGCATGGCACTGTGTGGGTCCTCTGGGTGAAAGAAAGGGCCCATTCTCATTGCCATTGCTGAAACGCTGGAGCGACTCCAGTCCTTATGCCTCAAAGTACAAGGTCTGGAAGACAGGCCAGTGTGAAGACAAAGCAATCCTTTTGGGCGATGCCATTCGCCAGCTTTTCCCTGAGAACCCAAAGAAAAACTGA